The following are encoded together in the Eulemur rufifrons isolate Redbay chromosome 28, OSU_ERuf_1, whole genome shotgun sequence genome:
- the WNT8B gene encoding protein Wnt-8b, with protein MFLMKPSVCIFLFTCVLPLSHTWSVNNFLMTGPKAYLIYSSSVAAGAQSGIEECKYQFAWDRWNCPERALQLSSHGGLRSANRETAFVHAISSAGVMYTLTRNCSLGDFDNCGCDDSRNGQLGGQGWLWGGCSDNVGFGEAISKQFVDALETGQDARAAMNLHNNEAGRKAVKGTMKRTCKCHGVSGSCTTQTCWLQLPEFREVGAHLKEKYHAALKVDLLQGAGNSAAGRGAIADTFRSISTRELVHLEDSPDYCLENKTLGLLGTEGRECLRRGRALGRWERRSCRRLCGDCGLAVEERRAETVSSCNCKFHWCCAVRCEQCRRRVTKYFCSRAERPRGGAAHKPGRKP; from the exons ATGTTTCTTATGAAGCCTTCTGTGTGCATCTTTCTTTTCACCTGTGTCCTCCCACTCAGCCATACCTG gTCAGTGAACAATTTCCTGATGACTGGTCCAAAG GCTTACCTGATCTACTCCAGCAGTGTGGCAGCTGGCGCTCAGAGTGGTATTGAAGAATGCAAATATCAGTTTGCCTGGGACCGCTGGAACTGCCCCGAGAGAGCCCTGCAGCTATCCAGCCATGGCGGGCTTCGCAGTG CTAATCGGGAGACAGCATTTGTACATGCCATTAGTTCTGCTGGAGTCATGTACACCCTGACTAGAAACTGCAGCCTTGGGGATTTTGATAACTGTGGCTGTGATGACTCCCGCAATGGGCAACTGG GGGGCCAAGGCTGGCTGTGGGGAGGCTGCAGTGACAACGTGGGCTTCGGAGAGGCAATTTCCAAGCAGTTCGTCGATGCTCTGGAAACAGGACAGGATGCACGGGCAGCCATGAACCTGCACAATAACGAGGCTGGCCGCAAG GCGGTGAAGGGCACCATGAAACGCACGTGCAAGTGCCACGGCGTGTCTGGCAGCTGCACCACGCAGACCTGCTGGCTGCAGCTGCCTGAGTTCCGCGAGGTGGGCGCGCACCTGAAGGAAAAATACCACGCAGCACTCAAGGTGGACCTGCTGCAGGGTGCTGGCAACAGCGCGGCGGGCCGCGGCGCCATCGCCGACACCTTCCGCTCCATCTCCACCCGTGAGTTGGTGCACCTGGAGGACTCCCCGGACTACTGCCTGGAGAACAAAACGCTGGGGCTGCTGGGCACTGAAGGCCGAGAGTGCCTGCGGCGCGGAAGGGCCCTCGGCCGCTGGGAGCGTCGCAGCTGCCGCCGCCTCTGCGGGGACTGCGGGCTGGCGGTGGAGGAGCGCCGCGCGGAGACAGTGTCCAGCTGCAACTGCAAGTTCCACTGGTGCTGCGCTGTCCGCTGCGAGCAGTGCCGCCGGCGGGTCACCAAGTACTTCTGTAGCCGCGCGGAGCGGCCGCGGGGAGGCGCTGCGCACAAACCCGGGAGAAAACCCTAA